A single genomic interval of Nerophis lumbriciformis linkage group LG17, RoL_Nlum_v2.1, whole genome shotgun sequence harbors:
- the scn3b gene encoding sodium channel regulatory subunit beta-3 isoform X3: MMKLTCISCMKREEVKAKTHVDWYYKPLGANNSKTLIYKYKINATEEVDGPFKGRLTWNGSQDLQDISISIVNVTMNDSGVYECHVLRKFEFDSYSPSALVEKNITLQVILEASTDTAALYSEVMMYLLLVFLTIWLLVEMVYCYRKISMADELAQDTAADYLAVPSEQKDNPVSE, encoded by the exons ATGATGAAATTGACGTGCATTTCCTGCATGAAGCGCGAGGAGGTGAAAGCCAAGACTCATGTCGACTGGTACTACAAGCCCCTGGGCGCAAACAATTCCAAAACTCTT atatataagtaTAAGATCAATGCTACGGAAGAGGTGGACGGACCGTTTAAAGGCCGCTTGACGTGGAACGGGAGCCAGGACTTGCAAGACATCTCCATCAGCATCGTTAACGTCACCATGAACGACAGCGGCGTCTACGAGTGCCACGTGCTGCGCAAGTTCGAGTTCGACTCCTACAGTCCGTCCGCTCTCGTCGAGAAGAACATCACTCTGCAGGTGATCCTGGAAG CCAGTACAGACACCGCAGCGCTCTACTCGGAGGTCATGATGTATTTGCTGCTGGTCTTCTTGACCATCTGGCTGCTGGTAGAAATGGTCTACTGCTACCGCAAGATCTCCATGGCTGACGAGCTGGCACAGGACACAGC